Proteins encoded in a region of the Gemmatimonadaceae bacterium genome:
- a CDS encoding YceI family protein, producing the protein MQWKLDTTHTQVGFSVKHMAISTVRGRFTKFDGAGETDASGRIVKASFTIDAASIDTNQEQRDAHLRSADFFDAENHPTLAFESTAIKQDGTDITISGNFTMRGVTKPVTLKGELAPIVKDPWGMTRTALSLEGKLNRKEWGLNWNQALELGGLMVSEEVKLSIELEAVGTAEAQAA; encoded by the coding sequence ATGCAGTGGAAACTTGATACGACGCACACACAGGTTGGCTTTTCGGTGAAGCACATGGCCATTTCCACCGTTCGCGGCCGGTTCACGAAGTTCGACGGCGCCGGCGAGACGGATGCCAGCGGCCGGATCGTGAAGGCGAGCTTCACGATCGACGCGGCGAGCATCGACACCAACCAGGAGCAGCGCGACGCGCACCTGCGCTCGGCCGACTTCTTCGACGCCGAGAACCACCCGACGCTGGCGTTCGAGTCGACGGCGATCAAGCAGGACGGCACCGACATCACGATCAGCGGCAACTTCACCATGCGCGGCGTGACCAAGCCGGTGACGCTGAAGGGTGAACTGGCGCCGATCGTGAAGGATCCGTGGGGGATGACCCGCACGGCGCTGTCGCTCGAGGGCAAGCTCAACCGCAAGGAGTGGGGCCTGAACTGGAACCAGGCGCTCGAACTGGGCGGCCTGATGGTGAGCGAAGAGGTGAAGCTGTCCATTGAACTCGAGGCCGTCGGCACGGCCGAGGCGCAGGCAGCGTAG
- a CDS encoding nuclear transport factor 2 family protein: MRIRCLLAGAVLPLSLAAQDTTTTKASLMAAERSAISNATTLRRALTPAATVLLPDRPILHGASMYEAHLADVSPDRGTIWTSVHAVVAPDGGFGCTTGVVRRPSADAAHPSAGRYVTCWRRARGGDWRIVALSVLYAPAAVRSLPDTLAAPPGSTGVRGMRRARAAQAMADADRAFARFSADSGGPAGAFSRWIAADGMMIGIRDVPVRGPAQVREAFAPFPPHGRFEWGPIDSLARASRDGSLGFTIGEARKEPTPGTVSYSKYLTVWRREPDGTYRFIFDTGSDRPAPVTR; the protein is encoded by the coding sequence GTGCGCATTCGATGCCTGCTTGCCGGTGCCGTTCTGCCGCTGTCGCTCGCGGCGCAGGACACCACGACGACCAAGGCCAGCCTGATGGCGGCGGAGCGTTCGGCGATTTCGAACGCAACCACGCTGCGACGGGCGCTGACTCCCGCGGCGACCGTCCTGCTGCCGGATCGGCCGATCCTGCACGGGGCGTCGATGTACGAGGCGCACCTCGCTGATGTCTCACCGGATCGTGGCACCATCTGGACTTCAGTGCACGCGGTGGTGGCACCCGACGGCGGTTTCGGGTGCACGACCGGCGTCGTGCGGCGCCCGTCCGCTGACGCGGCGCATCCGTCCGCCGGCCGGTATGTCACCTGCTGGCGCCGCGCCCGCGGCGGCGACTGGCGCATCGTCGCCCTCTCGGTGCTCTACGCGCCGGCTGCCGTGCGATCGCTCCCCGACACCCTGGCGGCCCCGCCCGGCTCGACGGGAGTGCGCGGCATGCGCCGGGCGCGTGCCGCGCAAGCGATGGCCGACGCCGACCGCGCGTTCGCCCGCTTCAGCGCCGATTCCGGCGGGCCGGCCGGCGCCTTCTCGCGATGGATTGCCGCTGACGGGATGATGATTGGCATTCGCGACGTTCCCGTGCGCGGACCGGCGCAGGTGCGTGAAGCCTTCGCGCCGTTTCCGCCCCACGGACGCTTCGAATGGGGGCCCATCGACTCGCTCGCGCGGGCGTCGCGCGACGGCAGCCTGGGCTTCACGATAGGCGAAGCCCGCAAGGAGCCGACGCCGGGGACGGTGTCGTATTCGAAGTACCTCACCGTCTGGCGGCGCGAGCCCGACGGGACTTACCGCTTCATCTTCGACACGGGATCGGACCGGCCGGCGCCGGTGACGAGATAG
- the can gene encoding carbonate dehydratase produces MPLHSLFENNRRWAARIAAENPAFFGELLEQQTPEYLWIGCSDSRVPANEIVGLLPGELFVHRNVANVVVHTDLNCLSVLQYAVDALKVKHVIVCGHYGCGGVRAALEDARMGLIDNWLRHVQDVQHKYHHLLAHGDGETRLRRLCELNVVEQVRNVCETTIMRDAWERGQRVTVHGWIYGLSDGRLKDLGLVARSWAECEAQIAAVTRA; encoded by the coding sequence GTGCCCCTGCACTCACTCTTCGAAAACAACCGCCGCTGGGCCGCCCGCATCGCGGCGGAGAATCCCGCGTTCTTCGGCGAGCTGCTCGAGCAGCAGACGCCCGAGTACCTCTGGATCGGCTGCTCCGACAGCCGCGTGCCGGCCAACGAGATCGTCGGCCTGCTCCCCGGCGAACTGTTCGTGCACCGCAACGTGGCCAACGTGGTGGTGCACACCGACCTCAACTGCCTGTCGGTGCTGCAGTACGCGGTGGACGCGCTGAAGGTGAAGCACGTGATCGTCTGCGGGCACTACGGCTGCGGCGGCGTGCGCGCCGCGCTTGAGGACGCCCGCATGGGACTCATCGACAACTGGCTGCGCCACGTGCAGGACGTGCAGCACAAGTACCACCACCTGCTCGCGCACGGTGACGGCGAGACGCGCCTGCGGCGCCTCTGCGAACTCAATGTGGTGGAACAGGTGCGCAATGTCTGCGAGACGACCATCATGCGCGACGCCTGGGAACGCGGACAGCGCGTCACCGTGCACGGCTGGATCTACGGCCTCAGCGACGGTCGCCTGAAGGACCTCGGCCTCGTCGCCCGGTCATGGGCGGAGTGCGAAGCGCAGATCGCCGCCGTGACGCGTGCGTGA
- a CDS encoding histidine phosphatase family protein: MRLLSRAMLLVAVMLAPPAVVPAQGSAVGDKLVFVVRHAEKASVTDPDPSLSEAGEARAAALAVALRDAHVTDVLVTPRKRTIETAAPVVEARQLTAHVVPFGASTEAHAMAVADAVRKARGNAVLVVGHSNTVALIVAALGGPRLPELCDAQYAGLYIIRLPSHGAASLIRAQYGVPDPPGAANCAAGAMR; this comes from the coding sequence ATGAGATTGCTGTCCCGGGCCATGCTCCTCGTCGCCGTCATGCTTGCGCCGCCGGCCGTCGTGCCTGCGCAGGGCAGCGCTGTCGGCGACAAGCTGGTTTTCGTCGTGCGCCATGCCGAAAAAGCCAGCGTCACGGATCCGGATCCGTCGTTGAGCGAGGCCGGGGAAGCACGCGCCGCGGCACTGGCGGTGGCCCTGCGCGACGCGCACGTCACGGACGTGCTGGTGACGCCGCGCAAGCGCACCATCGAAACCGCGGCGCCGGTGGTCGAGGCCCGGCAGCTCACCGCGCATGTGGTCCCCTTTGGCGCATCCACCGAGGCGCACGCGATGGCCGTCGCCGACGCGGTGCGGAAAGCCAGGGGAAACGCCGTGCTGGTCGTCGGCCACAGCAACACCGTGGCGCTCATCGTGGCGGCGCTCGGCGGTCCGCGCCTTCCCGAACTGTGCGACGCGCAGTACGCTGGACTGTACATCATCCGCCTCCCGTCGCACGGCGCGGCGTCGCTCATTCGCGCCCAGTACGGCGTTCCCGATCCGCCAGGCGCGGCCAACTGCGCGGCAGGCGCCATGCGCTAG
- a CDS encoding amidohydrolase family protein, translated as MLRIVRAALAALLLVSLPLVAQPTGVASGRKVPRLVIRNATMVDGNGTPARGPVDIVIENGLIADIVTLDPVALRRGEGRRPAGDAQIDATGKFVLPGLINAHTHMQSNRSGQSMGGFEYYLLLQLANGVTTLREVGAENELQSVKMRDQQARGELVGPRMLIYPMFGNARIRTAADARARVQELKRIGVDGIKILGIERDIMQAMEDEAHKVGLPVAHHVGVEETNAWDDIAFGTRSIEHWYGIPDAAIVDGRQHFPSDYNYLDETDRFRWAGRLWREADPARLDTVLSSMVKANVAWVPTLDIYEASRDLQRAQTQPWFTDYLHPSLASYFRPDPANHGSYFIGWSSTDEVYWKENYRLWMAALRSFERKGGTIGCGDDAGFIYQMYGYGLIREMELHQEAGFHPLKVIQHCTGNNAKILGLEDKIGRVRAGWAADLLIVDGNPLEDLKTLYPTNQVQLRDGKEVRAGLEWTIAGGVPYHVPTLTARIKQIVDSAKAGAK; from the coding sequence ATGCTCCGCATCGTGCGTGCGGCCCTTGCCGCCCTGCTGCTCGTGTCACTTCCCCTCGTCGCGCAGCCGACGGGCGTGGCGTCCGGCCGGAAGGTGCCGCGCCTCGTCATCCGCAACGCCACGATGGTGGATGGAAACGGCACGCCGGCGCGCGGCCCGGTGGATATCGTCATCGAGAATGGCCTCATCGCCGACATCGTGACGCTGGATCCCGTGGCGCTCCGGCGGGGCGAAGGGCGGCGGCCGGCGGGGGACGCGCAGATCGACGCCACCGGAAAGTTCGTCCTGCCGGGGCTGATCAACGCCCACACGCACATGCAGAGCAACCGCTCGGGGCAGTCGATGGGCGGGTTCGAGTACTACCTGCTCCTGCAACTGGCCAACGGCGTCACGACGCTGCGCGAGGTGGGGGCGGAGAACGAGCTGCAGAGCGTCAAGATGCGCGACCAGCAGGCGCGGGGTGAACTCGTGGGCCCGCGCATGCTCATCTACCCGATGTTCGGCAATGCGCGCATCCGCACGGCCGCCGACGCCCGCGCCCGCGTGCAGGAGCTCAAGCGCATCGGGGTGGACGGCATCAAGATCCTCGGCATCGAGCGCGACATCATGCAGGCCATGGAAGACGAGGCGCACAAGGTCGGCCTCCCGGTGGCGCACCACGTGGGCGTCGAGGAGACGAACGCCTGGGACGACATCGCCTTCGGCACGCGCTCCATCGAGCACTGGTACGGCATTCCGGACGCGGCCATCGTGGACGGCCGCCAGCACTTCCCGAGCGACTACAACTACCTGGACGAGACCGACCGCTTCCGCTGGGCCGGGCGGCTGTGGCGCGAGGCCGATCCGGCGCGCCTCGACACGGTGCTTTCGTCCATGGTGAAGGCCAACGTGGCGTGGGTGCCGACGCTCGACATCTATGAGGCCAGCCGGGACCTCCAGCGCGCGCAGACGCAGCCGTGGTTCACCGACTACCTGCATCCGTCGCTCGCCAGCTACTTCAGGCCCGATCCGGCCAATCACGGCTCGTACTTCATCGGATGGAGCAGCACCGACGAGGTGTACTGGAAGGAGAACTACCGCCTCTGGATGGCGGCGCTGCGCAGCTTCGAGCGCAAGGGCGGCACCATCGGCTGCGGCGATGATGCGGGGTTCATCTACCAGATGTACGGCTACGGCCTCATCCGCGAAATGGAACTGCACCAGGAGGCGGGGTTCCATCCGCTCAAGGTCATCCAGCACTGCACGGGGAACAACGCGAAGATCCTGGGCTTGGAGGACAAGATCGGCCGCGTGCGCGCCGGGTGGGCGGCCGACCTGCTCATCGTGGACGGCAATCCGCTCGAGGACCTGAAGACGCTGTATCCCACCAACCAGGTGCAGCTGCGCGACGGGAAGGAAGTGCGCGCCGGGCTCGAGTGGACGATCGCCGGCGGCGTGCCGTACCACGTGCCGACGCTTACCGCGCGGATCAAGCAGATTGTGGACTCGGCGAAGGCAGGCGCGAAGTAG
- a CDS encoding MarR family transcriptional regulator: protein MTAPPTPKRKAPDAATASALKLFVVLSRAQRAISERIEASLVTHGLTHTEFAILEVLYHKGPLLLGEVQRKILVSSGGITFLVDRLAERGLAERRLCASDRRARYAALTRKGEALMGQIFPQHADAIREAMSGLSRAEQKQASALLKQLGLAAAGAKAAAE from the coding sequence ATGACGGCCCCCCCGACCCCGAAGCGCAAGGCGCCCGATGCCGCCACGGCGAGCGCGCTCAAGCTCTTCGTCGTGCTTTCCCGCGCCCAGCGCGCCATCAGCGAGCGCATCGAGGCGAGCCTCGTGACGCACGGCCTCACGCACACGGAGTTCGCCATCCTCGAGGTGCTCTACCACAAGGGGCCGCTCCTGCTTGGCGAGGTGCAGCGCAAGATCCTCGTCTCGAGCGGCGGCATCACCTTCCTGGTGGACCGGCTGGCGGAGCGCGGGCTCGCGGAACGCCGGCTGTGCGCGTCGGACCGGCGGGCGCGGTACGCGGCGCTGACGCGCAAGGGCGAGGCGCTGATGGGCCAGATCTTCCCGCAGCACGCCGACGCGATCCGCGAGGCGATGTCGGGGCTCTCGCGGGCCGAACAGAAGCAGGCGTCGGCCCTGCTCAAGCAGCTCGGGCTGGCCGCGGCCGGGGCGAAGGCGGCCGCCGAGTAG
- a CDS encoding creatininase family protein: protein MTTPPSILAEAHWPAVAGTQYEVAVLPWGATEPHNRHLPYATDNMEADGIAAVAATRANARGARVIVLPAVPFGVQTGQLDLPLAINMNPSTQARVLADVIASVERAGVRKFVLFNGHGGNDFKQMMRELQPTTPVFLCALNWWQVVDGRGYFDEPGDHAGELETSVMLHLRPDTVRPLAEAGDGAEKKPAMTGFRERWVWTQRPWTTVSADTGIGNPRAATPDKGARFVDAVAERIAQFLLELSQGDPAAMYR from the coding sequence ATGACTACACCTCCGTCCATCCTCGCCGAGGCACATTGGCCCGCCGTGGCCGGCACGCAGTATGAGGTGGCGGTGCTGCCCTGGGGGGCGACGGAACCGCACAACCGGCACCTTCCGTACGCCACCGACAACATGGAAGCCGACGGCATCGCCGCCGTGGCCGCCACCCGCGCGAATGCGCGCGGCGCCCGCGTCATCGTCCTCCCGGCGGTTCCCTTCGGCGTGCAAACGGGCCAGCTCGACCTCCCGCTCGCCATCAACATGAATCCGAGCACGCAGGCGCGCGTGCTGGCCGACGTCATAGCCTCGGTGGAGCGCGCCGGCGTGCGCAAGTTCGTGCTCTTCAACGGGCATGGCGGCAACGATTTCAAGCAGATGATGCGCGAACTGCAGCCCACCACGCCCGTCTTCCTCTGCGCGCTCAACTGGTGGCAGGTCGTCGATGGTCGCGGCTATTTCGACGAGCCGGGCGACCACGCGGGAGAGCTGGAGACGAGCGTGATGCTGCACCTGCGTCCCGACACGGTGCGTCCACTCGCCGAGGCGGGCGATGGCGCGGAGAAGAAGCCGGCCATGACGGGATTTCGTGAGCGCTGGGTGTGGACGCAGCGTCCGTGGACCACCGTCAGCGCGGACACGGGGATTGGCAACCCGCGCGCCGCCACGCCCGACAAGGGGGCGCGGTTCGTGGACGCGGTGGCCGAACGGATTGCGCAGTTCCTGTTGGAGCTGTCGCAGGGTGATCCGGCGGCCATGTACCGATGA
- a CDS encoding sulfatase-like hydrolase/transferase, whose protein sequence is MTRRSILLFIAVALAVLPASSAFAQRARRSPARRVPAKPAESPPNVVIFLSDDLGIGEIGPWGQAELLTPNIDRLARDGMKLTEMRSSAAVCGPARCSLMTALHNGHCRLDDNDNDYLRASDLTLAERLKARGYATGLFGKWGLSWDSERESWPNAKGFDAFFGFRDQKHAHNYFPEYLISNGDSVSTGNVVPSPGPMGTGRATTRVAYAPDLIGARAFAWMRANAKKPFLLYWATTLPHINNEGARGYDDGGYEVTDLGPYADKPWPMAKKSYAAQIWRLDRDLGHVRALLDSLGVAKRTLIIFLSDNGATMLRGADDGTTTQIGRWFNGTMNYRGYKGDLYEGGLRVPAIAVWPGKVRPGSTSAVRADFTDVHATIAAAAGLPEQKGIDGRSLLPALIGKGAVKTKDAFVWFSPDRNQSAVLFGGWKAVWMRDTLRLFNVTADPGETKDLAPLQPEVVQRLTAIRDSADRRGAHPEPPKQP, encoded by the coding sequence ATGACTCGCCGTTCAATCCTGCTGTTCATCGCGGTCGCGCTGGCGGTCCTTCCCGCCTCGTCGGCCTTTGCCCAGCGCGCGCGGCGTTCGCCGGCTCGCCGCGTCCCGGCGAAGCCAGCCGAGTCCCCGCCCAACGTGGTGATCTTCCTCTCCGACGACCTCGGCATCGGTGAGATCGGCCCGTGGGGGCAGGCGGAACTGCTGACGCCCAACATCGACCGGCTTGCGCGCGACGGCATGAAGCTGACGGAGATGCGATCCAGCGCGGCGGTGTGCGGTCCGGCCCGCTGTTCGCTGATGACGGCGCTCCACAACGGCCACTGCCGGCTCGACGACAACGACAATGACTATCTGCGCGCAAGCGACCTGACGCTCGCCGAGCGATTGAAGGCCAGGGGCTACGCGACGGGACTTTTCGGCAAGTGGGGGCTCAGCTGGGACAGCGAGCGGGAAAGCTGGCCGAATGCCAAGGGGTTCGACGCCTTCTTCGGGTTCCGCGACCAGAAGCACGCACACAATTACTTCCCCGAGTATCTCATCAGCAACGGCGACTCGGTGAGCACGGGGAACGTGGTGCCGTCGCCGGGGCCAATGGGCACCGGTCGCGCGACGACGCGCGTGGCGTATGCGCCGGACCTGATCGGGGCCAGGGCATTCGCCTGGATGCGGGCAAATGCGAAGAAACCGTTCCTGCTCTACTGGGCCACGACGCTTCCGCACATCAACAATGAGGGCGCGCGCGGATATGACGACGGCGGATACGAAGTCACCGACCTGGGACCGTACGCCGACAAGCCGTGGCCGATGGCCAAGAAGAGCTATGCGGCGCAGATCTGGCGGCTTGACCGCGACCTTGGGCACGTGCGCGCCCTGCTGGATTCGCTCGGCGTCGCCAAGCGCACGCTGATCATCTTCCTTTCCGACAACGGCGCCACGATGTTGCGCGGCGCCGACGACGGCACCACCACGCAGATTGGGCGCTGGTTCAACGGCACGATGAACTATCGCGGCTACAAGGGCGACCTGTACGAGGGCGGCCTTCGGGTGCCGGCAATCGCCGTCTGGCCGGGGAAGGTCAGGCCGGGCAGCACCTCGGCCGTGCGTGCCGACTTCACCGACGTGCACGCGACGATCGCCGCCGCCGCCGGATTGCCGGAGCAAAAGGGCATCGATGGCCGCTCGCTGCTCCCGGCGCTCATCGGCAAGGGCGCCGTGAAGACGAAGGATGCCTTCGTCTGGTTTTCCCCGGACCGCAATCAGAGCGCGGTGCTCTTCGGCGGATGGAAGGCTGTCTGGATGCGCGATACCCTGCGCCTGTTCAACGTGACGGCGGACCCGGGCGAGACCAAGGACCTCGCCCCGTTGCAGCCGGAGGTCGTGCAGCGGCTCACCGCCATTCGCGACAGCGCCGACCGGCGCGGCGCGCATCCGGAACCACCGAAGCAGCCGTAG
- a CDS encoding fatty acid desaturase, translating into MAVTVPVSEAQATSAVPQNWRALVAPYAQASRNRSLFQLVTTVALLLVALVALYWARKVSYLLTLALSLPTAGLLTRTFIIMHDCGHGSFFTSRRANDIVGVITGFLTFMPYAKWRREHALHHASSGDLDRRGIGDIYTLTVQEYFSKGWMGRLGYRLSRMPAFLLTIGPVYFFLHQRFPTLRKGAARDELTSVLLTNISVIGLIAILVMVLGTKTLLTTYLPAYYLSLLGGIWLFFAQHQFEDAYWAEHEEWDYANAAIRGSSYLKLPRIMQWFTGNIGLHHVHHLAPKVPNYKLEAAHNSHPMFQLAPVLQMPDAVKVLRLALYDEEQRKLVSFGEARRRWRVRRG; encoded by the coding sequence ATGGCCGTAACCGTCCCCGTGTCCGAAGCCCAGGCGACCTCCGCGGTGCCGCAGAATTGGCGTGCGCTGGTTGCGCCGTATGCGCAGGCCTCGCGGAACCGCTCGCTGTTCCAGTTGGTGACCACGGTCGCCCTGTTGCTGGTGGCGCTCGTGGCGCTGTACTGGGCGCGCAAGGTGTCGTACCTGCTGACGCTGGCGCTGTCGCTTCCCACGGCCGGACTGCTCACGCGGACGTTCATCATCATGCACGATTGCGGCCACGGTTCGTTCTTCACGAGCCGCCGGGCCAACGACATCGTGGGCGTGATCACGGGCTTCCTGACGTTCATGCCGTACGCCAAGTGGCGCCGCGAGCACGCGTTGCATCATGCGTCGTCCGGCGACCTGGACCGCCGGGGCATCGGCGACATCTACACGCTGACCGTGCAGGAGTACTTCTCGAAGGGATGGATGGGGCGGCTGGGCTACCGCCTGTCGCGGATGCCGGCGTTCCTGCTGACCATCGGCCCGGTGTACTTCTTCCTGCACCAGCGCTTCCCAACGCTGCGCAAGGGCGCGGCCCGCGACGAGCTCACGAGCGTGCTCCTCACCAACATCTCGGTGATCGGGCTCATTGCCATCCTCGTGATGGTCCTCGGCACGAAGACGCTGCTCACGACGTACCTGCCGGCGTACTATCTGTCGCTCCTCGGCGGCATCTGGCTCTTCTTCGCGCAGCACCAGTTCGAGGACGCGTACTGGGCCGAGCACGAGGAGTGGGACTATGCCAACGCGGCGATTCGCGGGAGTTCGTATCTCAAGCTGCCGCGCATCATGCAGTGGTTCACCGGGAACATCGGCCTGCACCACGTGCATCACCTGGCCCCGAAGGTGCCGAACTACAAGCTCGAGGCGGCGCACAACTCGCACCCCATGTTCCAGCTGGCGCCGGTGCTCCAGATGCCCGATGCGGTGAAGGTGCTGCGGCTCGCGCTGTATGACGAGGAGCAGCGCAAGCTCGTCTCCTTCGGCGAGGCCCGGCGCCGCTGGCGCGTGCGGCGGGGGTAG
- a CDS encoding surface-adhesin E family protein translates to MHPTAPLLLLAAAVLPQSKWQEIGKTSTGNSVYLDGKSVRKAPDGIVTARVRVTYAPPLDTPKGKITSSRVLAMFDCAKGLVATRESVLYLNEAKGVEYSRRTIGKPGFGPALSSTFADVALKHLCRK, encoded by the coding sequence ATGCATCCAACGGCGCCACTCCTGCTTCTCGCCGCTGCTGTACTCCCACAATCAAAGTGGCAGGAAATTGGCAAGACGTCTACAGGGAATTCCGTGTATCTTGACGGAAAATCTGTCAGGAAAGCGCCTGACGGCATTGTCACGGCGCGCGTGCGCGTCACCTACGCGCCGCCGCTCGATACCCCCAAGGGCAAGATCACGAGTTCGCGCGTGCTGGCCATGTTCGATTGCGCCAAGGGGCTCGTGGCGACCAGGGAAAGCGTGCTCTACCTGAACGAAGCCAAGGGCGTGGAGTACAGTCGCCGCACCATCGGCAAGCCGGGCTTCGGCCCCGCGCTTTCCAGCACCTTCGCCGACGTCGCGCTCAAGCACCTCTGTCGGAAGTAA
- a CDS encoding pyridoxal-dependent decarboxylase, whose amino-acid sequence MLPEELRAAVDADRARGAGALFVDAVARYFAETGYGESAVSPTAGHPERRATFDEPMPANGRPLEEVVARLEREFLAGANRLSHPMYMGHQVAAPLPAAVWSEAVIAALNNSVAVSEMSPTGTVVEERVIRWMCDLAGFGPGSGGTLTSGGLEATHTALLAARAAVAPEAWKRGISGPAPVIVCGEHAHYAIARAAGEIGLGTDNVRTVPSVDWKMDVSALPATLDAIRAEGRRVMAVVATAGYTATGGFDDLAAVGAICDARGLWFHVDGAHGASALFSPAHRARLAGIDRARTVAWDPHKMMLVPLAAGALLARDERDLTAAFDQQAPYLFHGVEGTRSPDQGTRSFMCSRRVDALKVWVALQRYGAAGVGALYDHLCALATSLHQMIGDRGDFVALHAPESNILCFRWLPPDVDDEPTVDWLNLRLRERYNASGRGWITTTVLGGRRVLRVTLMNVRTQGSHLEALLDGLSAEGRALISEPA is encoded by the coding sequence ATGTTGCCCGAGGAACTCCGCGCCGCCGTTGATGCCGATCGTGCCCGTGGTGCCGGCGCGCTCTTCGTCGATGCCGTCGCGCGCTACTTTGCCGAAACGGGATACGGCGAGAGTGCGGTATCGCCCACGGCGGGGCATCCGGAGCGGCGCGCCACGTTCGACGAACCGATGCCCGCGAACGGCCGCCCGCTCGAGGAGGTGGTTGCGCGGCTCGAGCGCGAGTTCCTCGCCGGGGCCAATCGGCTGTCGCACCCGATGTACATGGGGCATCAGGTCGCCGCACCGCTTCCCGCCGCGGTCTGGAGCGAGGCGGTCATTGCCGCGCTGAACAACTCGGTCGCCGTCTCCGAGATGTCGCCCACCGGCACCGTCGTCGAGGAGCGCGTGATTCGCTGGATGTGCGACCTCGCCGGCTTCGGACCGGGGTCGGGCGGCACGCTGACCTCGGGCGGCCTGGAGGCCACGCACACCGCCCTGCTCGCCGCTCGGGCGGCCGTCGCGCCCGAGGCATGGAAGCGCGGCATCAGCGGGCCGGCGCCGGTGATCGTGTGCGGCGAGCACGCGCACTACGCGATTGCCCGCGCCGCCGGCGAGATCGGACTGGGCACGGACAACGTGCGCACGGTGCCGAGCGTCGACTGGAAAATGGACGTCAGCGCGCTGCCGGCGACGCTGGACGCGATCAGGGCCGAAGGCCGGCGCGTGATGGCGGTGGTGGCGACGGCCGGGTATACGGCGACCGGCGGCTTCGACGATCTGGCGGCCGTCGGGGCGATCTGCGACGCGCGCGGCCTCTGGTTCCACGTGGACGGCGCGCACGGCGCCTCGGCGCTCTTTTCGCCGGCGCACCGCGCGCGGCTCGCGGGCATCGACCGGGCCCGCACCGTGGCGTGGGATCCGCACAAGATGATGCTGGTGCCGCTGGCCGCCGGCGCGTTGCTGGCGCGGGACGAGCGCGACCTGACGGCCGCCTTCGACCAGCAGGCCCCATACCTGTTTCACGGGGTGGAGGGGACGCGCAGCCCCGATCAGGGGACGCGGTCGTTCATGTGCTCGCGACGCGTGGACGCGCTCAAGGTCTGGGTGGCGCTGCAGCGCTACGGCGCCGCGGGCGTCGGCGCGCTGTACGACCACCTCTGCGCGCTCGCCACGTCGCTGCACCAGATGATTGGCGACCGCGGCGACTTCGTGGCGCTCCACGCACCCGAGAGCAACATCCTGTGCTTCCGCTGGCTCCCGCCGGACGTGGATGACGAGCCGACCGTGGACTGGCTGAATCTCCGATTGCGCGAGCGCTACAACGCCTCGGGGCGGGGCTGGATCACCACGACCGTGCTCGGCGGCCGCCGCGTGCTGCGCGTGACGCTGATGAACGTCCGCACGCAGGGATCGCATCTCGAGGCGCTGCTGGACGGACTGTCGGCGGAAGGGCGCGCGCTGATCAGCGAGCCGGCCTGA